Proteins encoded by one window of Lycium barbarum isolate Lr01 chromosome 11, ASM1917538v2, whole genome shotgun sequence:
- the LOC132618842 gene encoding uncharacterized protein LOC132618842 isoform X1 yields MAILFQSSSSSILSLKIFLISTTVLSAAIMLKISAPAVTDFAVSEVPSIWKGVVSWLKPPYLYLVINCIIITIVASSKLQNNLDDDNSSPVVSPENLAQFHPIKDVSPVTEYYSPVMNDLNGLALKNQVVESSPMVYEYPAAGVYDAKVEKVPEVNPYDDVDVRILENDYQEPNEVVVEKDVDVLISKSYRAPVMRQDSIDYSSERPPASARFSHRKYGKSTPEGGKAALRVTKPKRQDTLESTWKTITEGRAMPLTRHLRKSDTWETHGGRNPVVTPPQQKMKKSETFNDHTTPDSPLLTPSPGGSGKLKKEPSLSQDELNRRVEAFIKKFNEDMRLQRQQSLQQYTEMINRGSH; encoded by the exons ATGGCGATTTTATTTCAAAGTTCAAGTAGCTCAATCTTATCCCTCAAAATTTTCCTAATTTCAACTACAGTTTTATCTGCTGCCATTATGTTAAAAATCTCTGCACCTGCTGTAACTGATTTCGCCGTTAGTGAAGTTCCGTCTATTTGGAAAGGCGTTGTTTCATGGCTTAAACCTCCGTATTTATACCTCGTCATTAACTGCATTATCATTACGATTGTAGCTTCTTCTAAGTTGCAGAACAACCTCGATGATGACAACTCATCTCCGGTTGTTTCGCCGGAAAATTTGGCTCAGTTTCATCCCATTAAGGATGTAAGCCCAGTAACGGAATACTATTCACCGGTCATGAATGACTTGAATGGTCTCGCTTTGAAGAATCag GTGGTTGAGTCTAGCCCGATGGTTTACGAGTATCCTGCTGCTGGTGTTTATGATGCGAAGGTTGAGAAAGTTCCAGAAGTTAATCCGTACGATGATGTGGATGTACGTATATTGGAGAACGATTATCAGGAGCCTAACGAAGTTGTTGTTGAGAAAGATGTCGATGTATTAATCTCGAAATCTTATCGGGCGCCGGTGATGAGACAGGACTCTATAGATTACTCGTCCGAGAGGCCTCCTGCTTCAGCCAGGTTTAGTCACCGTAAATATGGCAAATCCACTCCCGAAG GTGGAAAGGCAGCATTGAGAGTAACAAAGCCCAAACGGCAAGACACGCTGGAGAGTACGTGGAAGACAATAACAGAAGGACGAGCAATGCCGCTGACGAGGCACTTAAGAAAATCTGACACGTGGGAGACACACGGTGGTCGGAACCCGGTTGTTACCCCACCACAACAGAAGATGAAGAAATCTGAGACGTTCAATGACCATACTACCCCTGACTCGCCGTTACTGACTCCATCACCTGGTGGTTCAGGGAAACTTAAGAAAGAGCCATCGTTGAGTCAAGATGAGCTAAACAGGCGAGTTGAAGCTTTTATAAAGAAGTTCAATGAGGATATGAGGTTGCAGAGGCAACAGTCGTTGCAACAGTATACTGAGATGATCAATCGAGGCTCACATTAG
- the LOC132618842 gene encoding uncharacterized protein LOC132618842 isoform X2 produces MAILFQSSSSSILSLKIFLISTTVLSAAIMLKISAPAVTDFAVSEVPSIWKGVVSWLKPPYLYLVINCIIITIVASSKLQNNLDDDNSSPVVSPENLAQFHPIKDVVESSPMVYEYPAAGVYDAKVEKVPEVNPYDDVDVRILENDYQEPNEVVVEKDVDVLISKSYRAPVMRQDSIDYSSERPPASARFSHRKYGKSTPEGGKAALRVTKPKRQDTLESTWKTITEGRAMPLTRHLRKSDTWETHGGRNPVVTPPQQKMKKSETFNDHTTPDSPLLTPSPGGSGKLKKEPSLSQDELNRRVEAFIKKFNEDMRLQRQQSLQQYTEMINRGSH; encoded by the exons ATGGCGATTTTATTTCAAAGTTCAAGTAGCTCAATCTTATCCCTCAAAATTTTCCTAATTTCAACTACAGTTTTATCTGCTGCCATTATGTTAAAAATCTCTGCACCTGCTGTAACTGATTTCGCCGTTAGTGAAGTTCCGTCTATTTGGAAAGGCGTTGTTTCATGGCTTAAACCTCCGTATTTATACCTCGTCATTAACTGCATTATCATTACGATTGTAGCTTCTTCTAAGTTGCAGAACAACCTCGATGATGACAACTCATCTCCGGTTGTTTCGCCGGAAAATTTGGCTCAGTTTCATCCCATTAAGGAT GTGGTTGAGTCTAGCCCGATGGTTTACGAGTATCCTGCTGCTGGTGTTTATGATGCGAAGGTTGAGAAAGTTCCAGAAGTTAATCCGTACGATGATGTGGATGTACGTATATTGGAGAACGATTATCAGGAGCCTAACGAAGTTGTTGTTGAGAAAGATGTCGATGTATTAATCTCGAAATCTTATCGGGCGCCGGTGATGAGACAGGACTCTATAGATTACTCGTCCGAGAGGCCTCCTGCTTCAGCCAGGTTTAGTCACCGTAAATATGGCAAATCCACTCCCGAAG GTGGAAAGGCAGCATTGAGAGTAACAAAGCCCAAACGGCAAGACACGCTGGAGAGTACGTGGAAGACAATAACAGAAGGACGAGCAATGCCGCTGACGAGGCACTTAAGAAAATCTGACACGTGGGAGACACACGGTGGTCGGAACCCGGTTGTTACCCCACCACAACAGAAGATGAAGAAATCTGAGACGTTCAATGACCATACTACCCCTGACTCGCCGTTACTGACTCCATCACCTGGTGGTTCAGGGAAACTTAAGAAAGAGCCATCGTTGAGTCAAGATGAGCTAAACAGGCGAGTTGAAGCTTTTATAAAGAAGTTCAATGAGGATATGAGGTTGCAGAGGCAACAGTCGTTGCAACAGTATACTGAGATGATCAATCGAGGCTCACATTAG